The stretch of DNA taatgatatcatgtaggagagaataatggattgtattcctccaaaccctggAATGGTGGGATATAAAGATCTTATACATGGGCccctatacatgggctcacatatacaccaacaatgATATAAATGGAAATGACACTCATCAAAAGAAGAAAATGAAAATCTGCGTAGTCAATCAAAATAGAGAAATGTTCATTTATTAAGAACAAATAACTTGCACTAACCAGATTTCATGCAACCCTACTACTGTGTTGTAACATAATAAATTCAAGTCAGAAACTTAGGCACCTGCGGTAATTGTTACACAATGTCATAGCTAGTCTGAGATTTGTTTTTTTCCAAATGCCTGTAGAATATATCCATCACGAATGCATTTCTTTCCTTCATGCTTTTTATTTGCTCTTCATAAAAACGCTTGAGCTCTCCAGTCTCAATGAACTCTTCAAGAAATTTGTAGAATCGACCAGCAATTGTTTCATCAGTGTTCTTCGTAACACAATCAGACCATTTCGTAGAGGATGTTCCAGCCTGCACAGTTATAAAGTCAATTCGCCACATAAGAGAAGGCACAGTAAATTAAAAAACAGTTCTTCAGACACTTGATCGTGGTATTTTGATGAACTATAAAATTTCAGGATTGTACCAAGGTCTCCCCATCACCCTTATAGCCTGCAAAATCTAATGTCTTTGGCTTAACAACAAATCCTTGTCAACTTGTGCATGTAgctgaagaagaaagacaacagAAATAACAATTGGCATTTGTTGTGTGAAATTTTGAGGACACTTGGTGACTTGGGTGAAAATGGTGCAAGTTGCTGTTTCAAGATAAAGGCCAGCATTATAGCCTTTTCAATGGAAAAAAGGGTGCATCGACCCACCCACCTCTTCATGGGTTGTAGAAGGGATTCCCGTCGCAGACTTGACTCTGTGTTTCTTCCCTCTCTTGCGGCGACGCTTCGGCCTTTGCGCCGTAACGACATCCGGTTCCTTCCCCTTGTGGTCCCGCGGCAGCGCAGTGGTAGCAATGTAGATCTACGTCGAAACATCAAAAGGGGGGAAATCAAGAGGCGATTTTGGAACGGAAGAAATCGCAAGGCAAATCACCTCTGTCCTTTGAGGTGGATCTTGACGCCACGACTAAGTCGTCGCCCGTCTTGGCATCCGAGTCCGAGGTAgcggggacgacggcggcggcgcagtgttCCACCGTAAGAAACGATGGGATTCCGTAGTAGACGAGAGAGACGAGGATGAGGAGTAGCTTCCTCCCTCTTCCCATGGTGGCGGCAGCGCCGACGCCGAGCCGTCGCTACGGAGACGAAGCGATcaggaggctgcggcggcgatcGGGGAGGTGTAGCAATCGGATGGTGTCAGGGCAACGCGATTTGGACGCCGTGCGTCACTGTCATGAACTCGTTATCCTCTGACAATTTCAGGCTTGACATTCTCCCCATCCATGTCCAAGTCAATGGCCATAAACATATCCTCTGTTTCTTGAGGAACTTGCCCgcggattcttttttttttctttttttttggcgcCAAAGCAAAGTCATGTCGATGTTTAAGTGCGACTGCAGACCTCACAGGCCCTAACATCTCGTACATCGTCCTAAAAAATGGATCTCGTGCAGCTATTGCTtaagaaaaataattgcagtaaACGTTTATGGTTTTGGTTCACGGATCATGAAGTAATCTCCTGTGAATGATATATATTTCGTGCAGAGTCCGATGACGAACCATAGAAGATTCAGACATCACAGATATTTCAGCTTGGCATTGTTGTCGCCTGTCACCTGTGCTGACTTATAAACCAGTGTCAGGTGGAATATGACTTTTACTAATGTCATTTCACTAGGAGTCGTCACGTGTTCTGTATACAAAAGCAATGGCAGACCTTTCTGGCTGAGCTGCTGCATCTGAATCAGGCATGTGTATGTCCTTTGTGGACAATCAACTTTCTCAATTTGGGTCTGATTGGTCTTGTAAACTGAATAGGAAGTAAAAAGTAGCACCACTGGCACAGAATCAGTAGTGTAATTCGATATCCAAGAAGAAGCATCAACAGAGGACACGACATATCCACATATTCCGACCAACCAAATTTTGCATATAAACATCTCTGTCGACTGTCGTGTATGCGTATGTACATCAGAAAGAATAGTCCAGCTTCGACAATTCCTCCAATTGAGTCTGATGATACagtaaataaattaaataatcCCTTTGCCAGTAACAGAAGCTACCCTTGGCCAATAATCTTACCACCTTTAATGTCCTTTAGTTAGTATAAGAAAAATGAACGGAAATAATTGGCGCGCTCTAGTTTATTTCTAGCCGTTGCAGTCTCACCACGCGGTCACCACACCAAGGCTGGCCAAGCCGATGAGCATTAGCACGGCTCTCCACGAGGAGGAAGCCACAGCCACCTGCCTGCCGGCGGCCGACTTGCCGGTGAGCTCGTGGCGGCCGGTGTCGATCATGATCTTGAACCTGCAGGTCCCCTGGGACGGGTCGGTGGTGACGATGGTGGAGAGGTTGTTGAAGCTGCAGGCGCCCTTCTGCTGGTTGGCCGCCTGGAAGAACTGGTTGAAGGCGTAGGAGACGTTGGCGCGCGCGTCGAGGTTGCCGCAGGAGGAGCCGGCGCCGAGGCTGGTGCAGTCGGAGTACTGGCAGGCGTACtggacggcgccggcgacggccgggTCGGAGGCGCTGGCGTCCGGGCGGAGCACGCACCACTGCTTGGAGAGGTATCGGACGCCCCTGGCCGGCACGATggggtggccgccggcgaggctgaGGCGGTACTTGGGCGAGCCGTCGTAGTTGAAGACGCCCCAGTGGCGCTCGAAGTTGCCCGGGTCGACGCTCTTGTTGTCCTCGTCGAGCAGCGCGAAGACGTAGACGTCGGGCAtccgcgggcggcgcggggtgcCCTTGCCGGCGATGATGCGGTCGAAGAGGCCCTGGTTGAAGCGCTGCGCGTTGGCGGCGTTTGCGTTCCTGTCGCCGTCGGTGGGCCAGCCGAtctcgccgacgacgacggggaTGGCCCCGAGGCCGTGCTTCTCGAGCGCGGCGATGAGGGTGTCGTAGTTGGCGTCGAAGACGTTAGTGTAGAGCACGGCGCCGTCCTGCACGGAGGCctgggacggcggcgcgccgggggaGGGGAAGAAGGCGTAGTCGACGGGGAAGTTGGAGTCGGCgtagagggagaggaaggggtAGATGTTGATGGTGAAGACGCCGCCGTTGTCGAGGAGGAAGCGGACGAGGCTGAGCATGAGGCCGGCGATGTCCGGGCGGAAGTCGCCGGAGGAGGGCTTGCCGTCGGGGGACTCGTAGACGTCGGCGTTGAGGGGGACGGTGACGTGGACCTGGCGGGCGAGGCCGGCCTTGACGAGCGCGGCCTGGACGTTCTGGACGGCGGGCAGCGTGGCGGCCTCGAAGCGGCCCTTGTAGGACTTGAGGAAGGGCTCGTTGCCGATGGCGACGTAGCGGATGTCGACGCCGTACTTGGAGACGTAGGTGGAGACGTTCTGGAGCACCCACTgctcggcggcggtgacgctggcggcgacggcggcgagcagatCGTTGGGGAGGCCGAGCATGACCTGGATGCCCGAGTGGCCCAGCGCCCGGAGCGCGGGGGCGTCGGCCTCGAAGAGCTTGACCTTGTCGAAGCCGTTGTCCCGGAGGAGGCGGACGGTGATGTCCCCCGGCAGCGGGTGCAGCGCGCGGGTGCCCCAGTTGGCCGCAAGCGTCTGCACGGGCCGCGCCCGGAACACCACCGggtacgccgccgccacccacacCACCA from Panicum virgatum strain AP13 chromosome 9K, P.virgatum_v5, whole genome shotgun sequence encodes:
- the LOC120652125 gene encoding glucan endo-1,3-beta-glucosidase 5-like, with amino-acid sequence MGSCAALRALAVVVWVAAAYPVVFRARPVQTLAANWGTRALHPLPGDITVRLLRDNGFDKVKLFEADAPALRALGHSGIQVMLGLPNDLLAAVAASVTAAEQWVLQNVSTYVSKYGVDIRYVAIGNEPFLKSYKGRFEAATLPAVQNVQAALVKAGLARQVHVTVPLNADVYESPDGKPSSGDFRPDIAGLMLSLVRFLLDNGGVFTINIYPFLSLYADSNFPVDYAFFPSPGAPPSQASVQDGAVLYTNVFDANYDTLIAALEKHGLGAIPVVVGEIGWPTDGDRNANAANAQRFNQGLFDRIIAGKGTPRRPRMPDVYVFALLDEDNKSVDPGNFERHWGVFNYDGSPKYRLSLAGGHPIVPARGVRYLSKQWCVLRPDASASDPAVAGAVQYACQYSDCTSLGAGSSCGNLDARANVSYAFNQFFQAANQQKGACSFNNLSTIVTTDPSQGTCRFKIMIDTGRHELTGKSAAGRQVAVASSSWRAVLMLIGLASLGVVTAW